The genomic stretch CATTCCGTCAATGCTCGTCTTCTTATATCCTAATCCTTAAGAGCAAATGAATTAACAAGCATAACCCTGATGAGCAATAAAGCTAATGGACTATAAGCAGCAAATATCAAAATGATTTATCACATAAAATTACCACAGCATGAAGTATTTATCAAAGAGACAACAAAAAACAGAGAAAACTATTATTTCAATAACCATCTCTGGTAGGTTTATATATATTCAGTAAATAATCATCAAACTAACATCTATATCTGCATTTGTTTTCGTGATCTTGAAATGAAATTTTACATGAGGATGCAAATCAAGATCGATAAACTAATTAGAGACAAACTACAAGAGTAACAAGAGAGTATGATATGAACAACCCCACAGttacaaaataaataatgaaaaaagGCACACAGGAAGATCGATAAGAACTTAAGTCTGGTTCTATCCGTAATTTGaactctatccaataatgaaagCAAGTACCACACAAAAAATAACAATCATCAGCAGCATCTTCAGATAATAATCTTGTTGTCCTTGACCTGTTGGCAGGGGATATCTATGAACATGCCCACCATGAAATGAATTAGAAAACCCATAAGGGAAACCAGCTGCTCCACCATACATGGCCCCGCCGTGAAACCCATGCATCTGAAAGTTAAATAAAGATGGTATAAAACCACCAAATCCTGCAGAAAACGTAAAATTTCCAAATCGTGTAGTCGCTGCCGGTGCAAATCCTCCCAATCCCCCCAACCCTCCTGTGAATCCAAATCCATGTTGAGAAAACGGATTCGACTCAGGCGGAGGAGCAGTTTCGGGTCTCTGTCCGGCAGGACGATGAGGGATATTAACACCAGGAATAGACTTTGATCTCGGATCAGTCGACGTTTTCCCTCTCCCATACAAAGGAACCAATTTCTCCTCCTCAACCATCGCCTTACACACGGGACACTCTCGCGACTGCGAGTGAAAATGAAGCCATTTGTAAAGACAAGGCCAGCAGAAAAGATGACCGCACAACGTAATTATCGGATCTTGCGCTAAGTCAAAGCAAATGTTGCATTCGAAATTTCCAGCATCACTGTTATTATTGTTGCTCGAGTAAGGAGGGCTTGGGGGTGTCCTGCTTGTTGATTCCCCAAACCCACTTGCCAtctgtaaaatcaaataaaataaaatcccaACTATAATAACCAGTTTAATTAAGCACTTACAGAATAAGTGCTTGTAGCATATAAGCAGTTATAGAGTAAGTAAATCCAAACAGCCCCTATATACAAAAACTTAATTCTGTCTAAAAAACATTAGATCTATGGTATCAATATTATAATATACAAGTAATTCATGGAAGAATCAACGAAAcctaatttttgttgaagatttAACAAAATCGATAAGGAACGAATACATGAttcaaattgaaattgaaaacaaCGATAATAACAACCCTAATTCaaatttcaattcaattataaCACCGAATTAGACAACGATTTTAACAGAAAAActgaaattatttatgaaattaatcAAGGTTTATCATAAGTTAATATAATTCGAAAGAAAAAAATTGTGGAAATGAAAAACGGTTGATGGAAGAGAAGAGAAGTTACGAACCTTAGAAAGAAAACGGTGAAGAAACGATGGATGTTTGAAGTCAAAACTTCAAAAGAGAAAGTGatgagttattattattattattatttggtttttgttttttcatgcACGTGATGAGAAAAAGTATAAATAGTAGAAATTGCCAAGGGAGAAAAATGACCTTGTTTCGGGTTGGGCAGCCGCGGAATATTAAcaagaaaattattttattaattttaaattagtagttgtattatttttaataagtGTTTTGATTTTCCAGCTGTGTTTATCTATTAGTAGTTGTTATTGTCTGTTAACGCGTTAAATTATTTTGACTGCAAATTCCAAGTACGAGTAGATTTACTAGATTATTCAAATGGTTTCATGAAAAAAATGATAATTGTTCAAAGAAATAATTAATTGACGGAGAAAAGAACACTGCATCGcaattattttagaaaaagaatTTTAGAAAATTGGAGTGCtctactttttcttttttttttaatgataaaaggaaattgtaaaaaaatttaaagaacaaAAGAGTGATGCTAGACTTCATTTAGGGGTGTTCGTTGTTGTTTCGAGTAAATACAAACCAAATCATAATCCAAACCAAACTATAGTATTTGAGTCGGATATTTTTCTATTTCGGACAAGAACTGAACTAAATCAATAAAATTCAATGACAATTGGTTCGGACATCGGATTTCTAATTTTCTACCTGCAAAGCTAACTCAAATCAACCATAATTAATTAGCATAGAAATTACTACCAACATTCAACTTtaagaagaaaaaagtgaaatatTGTATGTAGACAAGTTATGCTATTTTAGTTtgttattagaatttttttagtATAATGTGGTAATTGAGCATAActatgaaacacattcattatcgTACTAACTCAAGTGACTAATTCTAGATTCAAAAACTTTTATATTAGATATTCAAAAATTGCTAATCTAATATTACAATTGAACACTACtaatactatattttttatattattataaaaatttaatttctgtaaataagttttttttcaaatatttttgcatttttttatctacctgatcaatccaacccaaaccaatcTGGTGTTTCTCGGTTTGATTGGGTTTGGCCTTTATCGTAAAAATATACAAATCCAATTCAAACCaatctatttaattttaatcggtcTAGGTATCGAATTTTctcaaaaccaaatcaaaccggcCCGCGAACACCCCTCCTAACTTCATaacattaaaatgtaaaaaaaaaaaatgcaaagttGAAGGAAGGGCAAAATCTACAATAaggcaaaaaaaaattatttatcagaTTGCCTAATTGGAACAccacaaaaattatatttgattgtTGAAGTGCTAATCTTGCAAGTCCACCTTTGTAGAACCGGTTTTTAGACCTACACCAACACATTAGGAGTTCGCCATCTCTATTTATTTACAATTCTTGTTCCACAACAAAACAATAATAGTGCATGTGAGAATATTATTGATTCTTGTGAAATTCCACAAATTATTCTCGTTTAAATCAAAAACCAAGTCGTTGAATACACTATGATGGAAAAGAGAAGTGTTACTAAGGAAATAAGAGCCTCTCTTTCTAAACACTCTTTTATCCACGATGTAGATCGAGAAATGAAGAAGCGATAGACCAAAATTAGTCTTTAGGGATCACGAAAAACTATACCAAAATTAGTCTTATAAATCCAACGTTTCACACAAAGTCGAACCAGACTCTAATACCACTTATTAGTTTATGAGGGAGACACCACAtgttcacccaaaaccttaaggtgataggtgagtgggttcttccacttataaatgttcaagtcCCCATATTACttttcaatgtgggactatttcTGCCACTACTACACTTGCTATATATTCTCAACAGTCTACACCACTTCCTGGATATTTTGATTTCAATGAGACACCACATAATGCTCGCCCTCAAGTAAAAAATATTATCGATTCACTTGTTTTTTCTCTCATGACAAGTCTTTCTCTTATTCAATGTTCTAAAAATCGAACTGGTCATTAGACAAGTGAGTATATTGAGTCAGTGGTTTATTAGTCGAACCATTGAGTCATTGATCAAACCACATGATTAAATTAGATTAAATCGGATAGCTCGATTGAATAAATCGATCTCTATAATTCTGATGAAttagtctctaaaaaatatcacatCACCTACTAAATtccaaatttttaaaatatcataattttacaaGTCCATCCCTTAAACTCAAGTTCTAAATATTGTCATCGACAcgataaaatagtacaaaatataaatccaaataaattttgaacaaaagtctaattgcaacataaaatgaatcacaaaataatttgtctaataaatttaattctgaggagggaaaattgttccaaataaattttgaacaaaatatacttttattttcattttatattttaaaaagattatCAGAATGGCATTGTTTTATCTAAGTAAAAAACAAGTAATTAATCCACCGATTCTCTAACGAGTGATCAATGGTTAAACGAACGTCGTGTAACTTTTATTGAAAGAGATGTTCTTAGAAAAATTAACATTGATGTTATTttaacttattttaaaaaaatggatagTATGCGATTTTCATTGTATATGtactttattaaataatattttttttcttatagttTAGCTCATACTTTTCAAATTTAGCCAtactaatatataatatttaaatatgccCCTATCTATATTTTAGAGTCTGCTACTTCTACGTAGTAGGATCGGACCTTATAGAAATAAGGTGTTTCTTAAAAGAGATTGCAAGGGAGTGACAAATATTGTAAGAATGTCGAAATCCTTGTCATGAGACTCAACCATTAGGCTAACCCATGAGTTAATTCATGACTTTATTTCTCATAGTGCCCCATGCCATCATGActattaggggtgggaataggtcaggccggcctacaggggcttATATCCTAACCTACTTAAGGTCATGCCAAGTCAGACCTATTTGATAAAAAAGTCAAGCTTTGGCTTTttaaaagcctatgaagccttgtaggtcggcctatattttcatatacattaaaattagtctaaataggttggcctatatatgcatatatattagaaaaagtgtAAAATAGactggtctatatatgcatatatattaggaaaaaaatgctaaataggtcggtctaaatgttcatatatatgcgatctataaggtttcttaaataatatgaactaattgaaaacattaataagaaagaggTTTTTAAATAGGTTTTTCGGCTGCTAGACCAGTCTTTTAAAAAGGCCATGCCAGACTGAAAAAACGAGTCTATAGTAGGCCATAGGTCAGGCTCAGGCCTTATAAATTTATTGTAAGTCAAGTCCAGATCTTATAAAGCTTAACCTAACCTAACTTATTTTCACCCTAATGACTATGATACTACCAAGAAATATTCATCACAAACAATTGTCCAATCAATAACATTCATTTTAGTCATAAATGGTGgcataaaaatatataaagtcTTCACTTACATGCACCACAAGACATTATAAAACTATAAAACATAGACTTGACCAATAAGTCAATGATGACCATGTTTATTTCATTCTCATTCTTGGTCTAAGTTATAT from Vicia villosa cultivar HV-30 ecotype Madison, WI linkage group LG4, Vvil1.0, whole genome shotgun sequence encodes the following:
- the LOC131596575 gene encoding uncharacterized protein LOC131596575, producing MASGFGESTSRTPPSPPYSSNNNNSDAGNFECNICFDLAQDPIITLCGHLFCWPCLYKWLHFHSQSRECPVCKAMVEEEKLVPLYGRGKTSTDPRSKSIPGVNIPHRPAGQRPETAPPPESNPFSQHGFGFTGGLGGLGGFAPAATTRFGNFTFSAGFGGFIPSLFNFQMHGFHGGAMYGGAAGFPYGFSNSFHGGHVHRYPLPTGQGQQDYYLKMLLMIVIFCVVLAFIIG